The following are from one region of the bacterium genome:
- a CDS encoding ATPase, T2SS/T4P/T4SS family produces MGGDERRRIGELLLQAGVITEGQLQEALAQQQRSGGRLCYNLIRLGHLTADALVGFLRDQFGVAAVNLERYRVPEEVLQLLPAGFARERRIVPLHVLGRTLTVALVDPSRAEDIAAVREMTGLDPEPLICPEAALEAALRRFYPEGDLGAGGGLLDLGDEADARRLLLPDAPPEGFTAEEWLRRFVLQAVRRRCREIHLEAIEQGLRVRFRGRGLLQDGETAPPALRRAITDRATELAGCRPAGAAAAPAEGRLRIRVRNRLLGATLASFPTLHGERVVLKIVDEGLVAREFQELGMSKEVADETQRLLAHRTGVVLIAAPLGQGRHTTFSSLLSHLAAGGGRNVLTLESPVRFPIPGVAQCQIGGRTALSFAAGLQALLHQEPDVVGLGDVPDRDTLEMVFNAARRCLVVAICEARDNLQALAWLREAGVSPATQGMLLRGLLSQRLLPKLCPACREPLAEPPRLLEGIRGHDIGDLTFYGAGGCAECGGTGRAGRVALFELLAVREELRERLLRGEPLRLIVEEAQRQGMWTLREDGLLKASQGLADLREVLDAVGGEEAPPA; encoded by the coding sequence GTGGGCGGGGACGAGCGGCGGCGCATCGGCGAACTGCTCCTGCAGGCCGGGGTCATCACGGAGGGCCAGCTCCAGGAGGCGCTCGCGCAGCAGCAGCGCTCGGGCGGGCGGCTGTGCTACAACCTCATCCGGCTGGGGCACCTCACGGCGGACGCGCTCGTCGGCTTCCTGCGCGACCAGTTCGGCGTGGCGGCGGTCAACCTCGAGCGCTACCGGGTGCCGGAGGAGGTGCTGCAGCTGCTGCCGGCGGGCTTCGCCCGCGAGCGGCGGATCGTGCCCCTGCACGTGCTGGGGCGGACGCTGACGGTGGCGCTCGTCGACCCCTCGCGGGCGGAGGACATCGCCGCGGTGCGCGAGATGACCGGCCTCGACCCCGAGCCGCTGATCTGCCCGGAGGCGGCGCTCGAGGCCGCGCTCCGGCGCTTCTACCCGGAGGGGGACCTGGGCGCCGGCGGGGGCCTCCTCGACCTGGGCGACGAGGCGGACGCGCGCAGGCTGCTGCTGCCGGACGCGCCGCCGGAGGGCTTCACGGCCGAGGAGTGGCTGCGGCGGTTCGTGCTCCAGGCCGTGCGGCGGCGCTGTCGCGAGATCCACCTCGAGGCGATCGAGCAGGGGCTGCGCGTGCGTTTCCGGGGCCGGGGCCTGCTGCAGGACGGCGAGACGGCGCCGCCGGCGCTGCGGCGTGCCATCACGGACCGCGCGACGGAGCTCGCGGGGTGCCGGCCGGCGGGCGCGGCGGCCGCCCCGGCCGAGGGGCGCCTGCGCATCCGGGTGCGCAACCGCCTGCTGGGCGCGACGCTGGCCTCCTTCCCGACACTCCACGGCGAGCGGGTCGTCCTCAAGATCGTCGACGAGGGCCTGGTCGCGCGCGAGTTCCAGGAGCTGGGCATGTCCAAGGAGGTCGCGGACGAGACCCAGCGCCTGCTCGCGCACCGCACCGGGGTCGTCCTGATCGCCGCCCCGCTGGGTCAGGGGAGGCACACGACCTTCTCGAGCCTGCTGTCGCACCTGGCAGCGGGCGGAGGACGCAACGTACTCACGCTGGAGAGCCCGGTGCGCTTCCCGATCCCCGGCGTCGCGCAATGCCAGATCGGGGGGCGCACAGCGCTGAGCTTCGCCGCGGGCCTGCAGGCGCTGCTGCACCAGGAGCCGGACGTCGTGGGCCTCGGCGACGTGCCCGACCGCGACACCCTGGAGATGGTGTTCAACGCGGCGCGCCGCTGCCTCGTGGTGGCGATCTGCGAGGCGCGCGACAACCTCCAGGCGCTCGCCTGGCTGCGGGAGGCGGGGGTCAGCCCGGCGACCCAGGGAATGCTGCTGCGCGGTCTGCTCTCGCAGCGGCTGCTGCCGAAGCTCTGCCCCGCCTGCCGCGAGCCGCTTGCGGAGCCGCCGCGGCTGCTCGAGGGGATCCGCGGGCACGACATCGGCGACCTGACCTTCTACGGCGCGGGCGGTTGCGCCGAGTGCGGGGGCACGGGGCGCGCGGGCCGCGTCGCGCTGTTCGAGCTGCTCGCGGTCCGCGAGGAGCTGCGCGAGCGCCTGCTGCGCGGCGAGCCGCTGCGGCTGATCGTCGAGGAGGCGCAGCGGCAGGGGATGTGGACGCTGCGCGAGGACGGGCTGCTCAAGGCCTCGCAGGGACTGGCCGACCTGCGCGAGGTGCTCGATGCCGTCGGCGGCGAGGAGGCCCCGCCGGCGTGA